Proteins encoded within one genomic window of Chroicocephalus ridibundus chromosome 7, bChrRid1.1, whole genome shotgun sequence:
- the DNAJB2 gene encoding dnaJ homolog subfamily B member 2 isoform X1 has protein sequence MVDYYEALGVSRNATAEDIKKAYRKAALKWHPDKNPDNKEYAEQRFKEIAEAYEVLSDKQKRDVYDRYGKDGLMGAGPGGSRADAGGPEFTFTFRSAHDVFREFFGGRDPFADFFDEMLPFSELRGPGPRHHRGGHFFSPFPGSSDFFASSFSSGADAGLGFRSVSTSTTFVNGKRITTKRIIENGRERVEVEEDGELKSIHIDGVPDDMALGLELSRREQQAFPSPRPPSPPPPAPHRPPSSSPVCLYTDSEDEDEDLQLAMAYSLSEMEAAGHHRAGGHGPGAPPAPGGSPGTPSSARRARGPRGSPEPELLGAGSPTTVGHEPVPKSKQWHCPLL, from the exons ATGGTGGACTACTACGAAGCACTGGGGGTGAGCCGCAATGCCACCGCCGAGGACATCAAGAAGGC GTACAGGAAGGCCGCGTTGAAATGGCACCCGGATAAAAACCCAGACAACAAGGAGTACGCCGAGCAGAGGTTCAAGGAGATCGCCGAGGCGTACGAAGTGCTGTCGGACA AGCAGAAACGTGATGTCTACGACCGTTATGGCAAGGACGGACTCATGGGGGCAG GACCGGGGGGTTCCAGGGCTGATGCCGGGGGCCCTGAATTCACCTTCACCTTCCGCAGCGCTCACGACGTCTTCCGGGAGTTCTTCGGTGGGCGAGACCCCTTCGCTGACTTCTTTG ATGAGATGCTGCCCTTCTCCGAGCTACGAGGACCTGGTCCGCGGCACCACAGGGGAGGCcacttcttttcccccttcccggGATCCTCAG ATTTCTTCGCCTCATCCTTCAGCTCCGGCGCCGACGCGGGGCTGGGCTTCCGCTCCGTCTCCACCTCCACCACCTTCGTTAATGGCAAGCGCATCACCACCAAGCG gaTTATTGAGAATGGGCGGGAGCGGGTGGAAGTGGAGGAGGACGGGGAGCTGAAGTCGATCCACATCGATG gcGTCCCCGATGACATGgcgctggggctggagctgagccGGCGGGAGCAGCAAGCCTTCCCCAGCCCACGGCCtccctcgcccccgccgcccgccccgcaccggCCCCCGAGCTCCTCGCCCGTCTGCCTCTACACGGACAGCGAGGACGAGGACGAGGACTTGCAGCTGGCCATGGCCTACAGCCTCTCCGAGATGGAGGCCGCGGGGCACCACCGAGCAGGTGGGCATGGCCCTGgcgccccgccggcaccggggggcagccccggcaccccATCCTCTGCCCGCAGAGCCCGTGGTCCCCGGGGGAGCCCGGAGccggagctgctgggggctggcagccccaccACAGTGGGGCATGAACCTGTCCCCAAATCGAAGCAGTGGCACTGCCCCCTGCTCTGA
- the DNAJB2 gene encoding dnaJ homolog subfamily B member 2 isoform X2, whose amino-acid sequence MVDYYEALGVSRNATAEDIKKAYRKAALKWHPDKNPDNKEYAEQRFKEIAEAYEVLSDKQKRDVYDRYGKDGLMGAGPGGSRADAGGPEFTFTFRSAHDVFREFFGGRDPFADFFDEMLPFSELRGPGPRHHRGGHFFSPFPGSSDFFASSFSSGADAGLGFRSVSTSTTFVNGKRITTKRIIENGRERVEVEEDGELKSIHIDGVPDDMALGLELSRREQQAFPSPRPPSPPPPAPHRPPSSSPVCLYTDSEDEDEDLQLAMAYSLSEMEAAGHHRAGVF is encoded by the exons ATGGTGGACTACTACGAAGCACTGGGGGTGAGCCGCAATGCCACCGCCGAGGACATCAAGAAGGC GTACAGGAAGGCCGCGTTGAAATGGCACCCGGATAAAAACCCAGACAACAAGGAGTACGCCGAGCAGAGGTTCAAGGAGATCGCCGAGGCGTACGAAGTGCTGTCGGACA AGCAGAAACGTGATGTCTACGACCGTTATGGCAAGGACGGACTCATGGGGGCAG GACCGGGGGGTTCCAGGGCTGATGCCGGGGGCCCTGAATTCACCTTCACCTTCCGCAGCGCTCACGACGTCTTCCGGGAGTTCTTCGGTGGGCGAGACCCCTTCGCTGACTTCTTTG ATGAGATGCTGCCCTTCTCCGAGCTACGAGGACCTGGTCCGCGGCACCACAGGGGAGGCcacttcttttcccccttcccggGATCCTCAG ATTTCTTCGCCTCATCCTTCAGCTCCGGCGCCGACGCGGGGCTGGGCTTCCGCTCCGTCTCCACCTCCACCACCTTCGTTAATGGCAAGCGCATCACCACCAAGCG gaTTATTGAGAATGGGCGGGAGCGGGTGGAAGTGGAGGAGGACGGGGAGCTGAAGTCGATCCACATCGATG gcGTCCCCGATGACATGgcgctggggctggagctgagccGGCGGGAGCAGCAAGCCTTCCCCAGCCCACGGCCtccctcgcccccgccgcccgccccgcaccggCCCCCGAGCTCCTCGCCCGTCTGCCTCTACACGGACAGCGAGGACGAGGACGAGGACTTGCAGCTGGCCATGGCCTACAGCCTCTCCGAGATGGAGGCCGCGGGGCACCACCGAGCAG GTGTGTTCTGA
- the LOC134518328 gene encoding tubulin alpha-5 chain-like: MRECISVHVGQAGVQMGNTCWELYCLEHGIQPDGQMPSDKTIGGGDDSFTTFFCETGAGKHVPRAIFVDLEPTVIDEVRGGVYRQLFHPEQMITGKEDAANNYARGHYTIGKEIIDQVLDRIRKLADQCTGLQGFLVFRSFGGGTGSGFTSLLMERLSVDYGKKSKLEFSIYPAPQVSTAVVEPYNSILTTHSTLEHSDCAFMVDNEAIYDICRRNLDIERPTYTNLNRLISQVVSSITASLRFDGALNVDLTEFQTNLVPYPRIHFPLATYAPVVSAERAYHEQLSVSEITNSCFEPANQMVKCDPRHGKYMACCLLYRGDVVPKDVNAAIATIKTKRSIQFVDWCPTGFKVGINYQPPTVVPGGDLAKVQRAVCMLSNTTAIAEAWARLDHKFDLMYAKRAFVHWYVGEGMEEGEFSEAREDMAALEKDYEEVGLDSYEDEEEGEE; the protein is encoded by the exons ATG cgcgAGTGCATCTCCGTCCATGTCGGCCAAGCCGGCGTCCAGATGGGCAACACCTGCTGGGAGCTGTACTGCCTGGAGCACGGCATCCAGCCCGACGGGCAGATGCCCAGCGACAAAACCATTGGCGGAGGGGACGACTCCTTCACCACCTTCTTCTGCGAGACCGGGGCTGGGAAGCATGTCCCACGGGCCATCTTTGTGGACCTGGAGCCCACTGTGATCG ATGAGGTTCGGGGAGGAGTCTACCGCCAGCTCTTCCACCCTGAACAGATGATCACTGGCAAGGAGGATGCTGCCAACAACTACGCCCGTGGGCACTACACCATCGGCAAAGAGATCATCGACCAAGTGCTGGACAGGATCCGGAAGCTG GCTGACCAGTGCACGGGACTCCAGGGCTTCCTCGTGTTTCGCAGCTTCGGAGGAGGAACTGGCTCTGGATTCACCTCCCTGCTGATGGAGCGACTCTCCGTTGACTATGGCAAGAAGTCCAAGCTGGAGTTCTCCATCTACCCTGCACCACAGGTCTCCACTGCTGTGGTGGAGCCCTACAACTCCATCCTCACCACACACAGCACCCTGGAGCATTCAGACTGTGCTTTCATGGTGGACAATGAGGCCATCTACGACATCTGCCGCAGGAACCTGGATATTGAGCGCCCGACCTACACCAACTTGAACAGACTCATCAGCCAGGTTGTCTCATCCATCACAGCATCGCTGCGGTTCGATGGAGCTCTGAATGTCGACCTGACCGAGTTCCAGACCAACCTGGTGCCCTACCCTCGCATCCACTTCCCCCTGGCCACCTACGCTCCTGTGGTTTCGGCTGAGAGAGCTTATCATGAGCAGCTGTCGGTGTCTGAGATCACCAACTCCTGCTTTGAGCCGGCCAACCAGATGGTGAAGTGCGACCCCCGCCATGGCAAGTACATGGCCTGCTGCCTGCTGTACCGCGGGGATGTGGTGCCCAAGGACGTCAACGCCGCCATCGCCACCATCAAGACCAAGCGCAGCATCCAGTTTGTGGACTGGTGCCCCACGGGCTTCAAGGTGGGCATCAACTACCAGCCACCCACGGTGGTGCCGGGGGGGGACCTGGCCAAGGTGCAGCGCGCCGTCTGCATGCTGAGCAACACCACGGCCATCGCCGAGGCCTGGGCTCGCCTGGACCACAAGTTCGACCTGATGTACGCCAAGCGAGCCTTTGTGCACTGGTACGTGGGCGAGGGCATGGAGGAAGGGGAGTTTTCTGAGGCACGGGAAGACATGGCCGCCCTGGAGAAGGATTATGAGGAGGTGGGCCTGGACTCCTACGAGGATGAAGAGGAGGGCGAGGAGTAA